AAAGTACAACAGGCTGGTAGCGGGTGTGCTCACGCAGGAAGAGCTTGGTTTAGTTTTCCAGCAGCCACTGCTCGGCTTCCAGTTCGTTGTCGGAGTAGCGCACTGTAAAGGGTAGGTGCCCCAGCTGCATGACGATGTGCGAGGTAGCCAGCCGGCCAAACACATTGAACGACTGCACCACGGCGGCCCGGCGGTAGCCGCACTCGTGCACGGCGTGGGGCGTCCAGGTTTCGACCAGCCACTGCTGCATGCCCGGCGAGAGGGGCGGCATGTGGCGGTGGTCGGTGAGGATGCCCGCTACACCGTACTGCTGCAGGCCCCGGCTGGCGGCCTCATACATGGCCCGCACCGCGGCGTCGGGAGCGGGGTTGCTGTACCAATCGAGGCGGACGTACCCGGTAGGGTGGTAAATAACTTTGCCGGCCTGGTTTTCAAACAGCAGGATATCGGCACCATCAAGCAGGTAAGCAGCGGCCATAGGACCGGCAAAAGTAAGAGGCCGCCACCCGCCAGACAAGCCGACCAAGCAGAACAGCAGTACGCAGAGGGGCCTACCGGAGCTGGTCGACATTTAGCTGTATCCGTTTGCTCCAACTCCGCCTCGACGCCAGCACGCGCAACCTGACCGGCAAGTTTCTGTACAGAAGCGAGAAACGTTTTTATGCTGCCCCAATGCATACCTCATTACATCTTAGAATAAGCAAATAGTATACATAAAATTATGCTCTTTTAGCAGGTAAGCGCTGGGCTTTCCCTATACTCGACCTTTGTTCTGTTCTCTTACCTGCTACCTATGACTACAACTTCAACCTGGCGAGTAGTACCTACCTGGCTTTTTGGCTCGGCCCGAAGCGCAGCTGTGCTCCTGACCATGCTGCTGAGCGGCCCGGCCCTGGCCCAACAATACCGGGGTAAGCTGGGCATCAACCTGGATGGGGCCGGCCCCAGCTCCTTTGTCGACCTGGCCAAAGCGGCCCGACCTTGGGAAGCGCCAGGCGGCGGCACCCTGCCGCCCAGCCAGCTCGACGCCAACGGCTGGCCCACCACCGACTTCCGCACCGTGCTGCTCGACGCCCGGCCCGTGCCGGAGTGGGCCGGCACCATCGACGACCCGCAGGGCTACCGCGTCAGCTACAGCGGCACCCACCACGGCTCCTTCACGGGCAGGGCCGTCATCAGCAACGGGGCCGGGCCCTGGTCCATCCAGAACCAGGCCTACAACGCCGCCACCAATACCACCACGTTCGACCTGGTGCTGGGCGCGCCGGGCCCCGGCCACGGCTTCGTGCTGATGCAGTTCACCAACACCCAGCGCACGGCTACGGCGGCCTTGGGTTCGGGCATTACCAACCTGAAAGTTATCCGGGCCGGCTACCCGGCTGCTTCCACGCAGTTTTTCCCCACGGCCCTCATCAACGCCATCAACGGGGTCAACTTCGCCGCCATTCGGGCCAAGGACCTGACGGGCACCTCCAACATCGACGGCATCGTGTACCCGGCCACCATCGACTGGGCCGACCGGAAGCTGCCCACCGACGCTATCCAGGCCGGCGGGCTGGGCCGCAAAAAGGAGGGCATGGCCTGGGAGCATTTCATCGACCTGTGCAACCAGGTGGACAAGGACATCTGGGTGAATATTCCGGTGTCGGCCACGCCCAACTACGTGACCCAGCTGGCCACTCTGCTTAAAAACCGCCTCAAGCCCACTCTGAACATTTACGTCGAAAACGACAACGAAATCTGGAACAACGGCGGGGGCGGCTTTGGGGCTACCTACACCTACAACCGCGCCCAGGCGGCGGCCCTCGGCTTCACGGGCTACGGCGCCGACAAGCAGAACTACGCCCGCCGCTCGGTGGAGCTGGCCCAGCTGTTCCAGACCGTGTTCGGGGCCGGCTCGCTTAACTCGCGGGTGCGCGTGGTGCTGTGCTGGCACCAGCCCCTGCGCAAGTGGGACGTCAGCCAGGTGATGCTGCCCTACATCAACCAAACCTTCGGGCCGCCCAAGAACTTCATCTACGCCATTGCCACCCAAACCTACTTCAACCCCGTCAACCCGCCCGCTAACGCCACGGCGGCCCAGCTGGTGGCGTTGTGCCGCCCCGGCATTGTGGGGCTGGTGGATGAAGGGCCTACCACGGTGAACGAGGCCGGCCGCCGGCAGTGGGTGCAGGCAGCCCAGCAGTGGCAGCTGCCCGGCGGGCTGATGTCGTACGAAGGCGGGCCCGGCACGGCCTACGGCGAAGGCAACACCACCAACATCGGCAACGCCATTCAGATGCACCGGGAGCCGGCCATGAAGGACGAGGTGAAGTACAACCTAGCCCAGGCCTGGTGGGACCTGGGCGCCGGCCTGGCCATGCAGTTTACCCTGAGCAGCGGCTACCAGCGCTACGGCCAGTACGGCCTCACCGACGACCTCGGCAACCCCGACCGTAACGCCAAGTACCAGGCCATGCGCGAGCTGGTGGGCGGCCCCACCACGCTGGCCACGACACCACGAGCTGCCTCGCCCGACGCCTTGCAGCTCTACCCCAACCCAACCGCCGCTACCTTCCGGCTGCGCTACGCCGCCCCCACCGCCCAGCGGGCTCAGGTGGAAGTAAGCAATACGCTGGGCCAGGTGGTACACCACACCAGCGTGGCCCTGCGCAGCGGCCCCAATGACTTAGAGCTGCCCGCTCATTTCCTGCCGGCCGGCCTCTACCACGTGCGCCTCACGACGGCCCAGGCCACCGCCACGCAGGCGCTGCAAGTG
This region of Hymenobacter sp. YIM 151500-1 genomic DNA includes:
- a CDS encoding T9SS type A sorting domain-containing protein — encoded protein: MTTTSTWRVVPTWLFGSARSAAVLLTMLLSGPALAQQYRGKLGINLDGAGPSSFVDLAKAARPWEAPGGGTLPPSQLDANGWPTTDFRTVLLDARPVPEWAGTIDDPQGYRVSYSGTHHGSFTGRAVISNGAGPWSIQNQAYNAATNTTTFDLVLGAPGPGHGFVLMQFTNTQRTATAALGSGITNLKVIRAGYPAASTQFFPTALINAINGVNFAAIRAKDLTGTSNIDGIVYPATIDWADRKLPTDAIQAGGLGRKKEGMAWEHFIDLCNQVDKDIWVNIPVSATPNYVTQLATLLKNRLKPTLNIYVENDNEIWNNGGGGFGATYTYNRAQAAALGFTGYGADKQNYARRSVELAQLFQTVFGAGSLNSRVRVVLCWHQPLRKWDVSQVMLPYINQTFGPPKNFIYAIATQTYFNPVNPPANATAAQLVALCRPGIVGLVDEGPTTVNEAGRRQWVQAAQQWQLPGGLMSYEGGPGTAYGEGNTTNIGNAIQMHREPAMKDEVKYNLAQAWWDLGAGLAMQFTLSSGYQRYGQYGLTDDLGNPDRNAKYQAMRELVGGPTTLATTPRAASPDALQLYPNPTAATFRLRYAAPTAQRAQVEVSNTLGQVVHHTSVALRSGPNDLELPAHFLPAGLYHVRLTTAQATATQALQVVR